From the genome of Halomonas sp. 1513, one region includes:
- a CDS encoding thioredoxin-disulfide reductase translates to MDARHERLIILGSGPAGYTAAVYAARANLKPLLITGMQAGGQLTTTTDVDNWPGDDAGVQGPELMERMKRHAERFETEVLFDHIDEVDLRSRPFTLTGSGGTYTCDALIIATGASARYLGLPSEQQFMGQGVSACATCDGFFYRNQEVVVIGGGNTAVEEALYLSNIAAKVTLVHRRDSLRAEKILQDKLFDKVENGNMAIEWNHTLDEVLGDNSGVTGVRLASTADGSTKELAAPGVFIAIGHTPNTGLFEGQLDMANGYIKVKSGLEGNATATSVAGVFAAGDVMDHVYRQAITSAGSGCMAALDAERYLDEIG, encoded by the coding sequence ATGGACGCACGCCACGAACGCTTGATCATTCTCGGTTCCGGCCCGGCCGGCTATACCGCCGCCGTGTATGCCGCCCGCGCCAACCTCAAGCCGCTGCTGATCACCGGCATGCAGGCCGGCGGCCAGCTGACCACCACCACCGACGTGGACAACTGGCCGGGTGACGACGCGGGCGTCCAGGGCCCCGAGCTGATGGAGCGCATGAAGCGCCACGCCGAGCGCTTCGAGACCGAGGTGCTGTTCGACCATATCGACGAAGTCGACCTGCGCAGCCGACCCTTCACGCTCACCGGTAGCGGTGGCACCTATACCTGCGATGCGCTGATCATCGCCACCGGCGCCAGCGCCCGCTACCTGGGGCTGCCCTCGGAACAGCAGTTCATGGGCCAGGGGGTGTCGGCCTGCGCGACCTGCGACGGTTTCTTCTACCGCAATCAGGAGGTGGTGGTGATCGGCGGCGGCAACACCGCCGTTGAGGAGGCGCTGTACCTCTCCAACATCGCTGCCAAGGTGACCCTGGTGCACCGCCGCGATAGCCTGCGCGCCGAGAAGATCCTGCAGGACAAGCTGTTCGACAAGGTCGAGAACGGCAACATGGCCATCGAGTGGAACCACACCCTCGACGAGGTGCTCGGCGACAACAGCGGCGTGACCGGCGTGCGCTTGGCGTCCACCGCCGACGGCAGCACCAAGGAACTGGCCGCCCCCGGCGTGTTCATCGCCATCGGGCATACCCCCAATACCGGCCTGTTCGAGGGCCAGCTGGACATGGCCAACGGCTATATCAAGGTCAAGTCAGGCCTCGAGGGCAACGCCACCGCGACCAGCGTGGCAGGGGTGTTCGCCGCCGGCGACGTCATGGATCACGTCTATCGCCAGGCGATCACCTCCGCCGGCAGCGGCTGCATGGCGGCCCTGGACGCCGAGCGCTACCTCGACGAGATTGGCTAG
- a CDS encoding DNA-binding protein — MNHKVFVRCLIISLLLAAPAPLLITLFVSFTGGLLSQQLLASLELGGVAGVYLAVVAAVFLLLLVATSAVQVLSPSASPASAVLADIENDDREIGEVKWFNVNKGYGFITRDNGDDVFVHFRAIRGKGHRTLAEGQKVRYHIVENERGLQADDVTVIT, encoded by the coding sequence ATGAATCATAAGGTGTTTGTTCGCTGTCTTATCATCAGTCTCCTGCTCGCCGCGCCTGCTCCCCTGTTGATCACTCTGTTCGTCTCGTTCACCGGCGGTCTGCTGTCCCAGCAGCTGCTGGCATCGCTCGAGCTCGGTGGGGTGGCCGGCGTCTATCTGGCCGTCGTCGCGGCAGTGTTCCTGCTGCTGCTGGTCGCGACCAGTGCCGTCCAGGTGCTGTCGCCCTCGGCCTCGCCTGCCTCGGCCGTACTGGCCGACATCGAGAACGACGATCGCGAGATCGGCGAGGTAAAGTGGTTCAACGTCAACAAGGGGTATGGCTTCATCACCCGTGACAACGGCGACGATGTCTTCGTGCATTTCCGTGCCATCCGCGGCAAGGGGCATCGTACCCTGGCCGAGGGTCAGAAGGTGCGCTATCACATCGTCGAGAATGAGCGGGGGTTGCAAGCCGACGACGTCACCGTGATTACCTGA
- a CDS encoding slyX gives MPEQASLAGLAARLEALESRTAHQEHWLDQLDEAVASQERRLQELIRLNAMMQKRLREQQQALNDQPEGFDPSQELPPHY, from the coding sequence ATGCCTGAACAGGCGTCGCTCGCCGGCTTGGCGGCGCGGCTGGAGGCTCTCGAGAGCCGCACCGCCCACCAGGAGCACTGGCTGGATCAGCTCGACGAAGCGGTAGCGAGTCAGGAGCGGCGCCTGCAGGAGCTGATCCGGCTCAACGCCATGATGCAGAAGCGCCTGCGCGAACAGCAGCAGGCGCTGAATGATCAGCCCGAGGGCTTCGACCCGTCCCAGGAGCTCCCGCCGCATTACTAA
- a CDS encoding alkyl hydroperoxide reductase has protein sequence MSVLVGRQAPDFETAAVLGNGEIVDDFKLSDSHGKLRVLFFWPLDFTFVCPSEIIAHDNRLAQFKELGVEVIGVSIDSQFTHHAWRKTSPEKGGIGEVGFPIVADVKHEVTQAYGIEHPEAGVAMRASFLIDEHGVVQHQTVNNLPLGRNVDEMLRMVKALKHHQQHGEVCPAGWDEGQEGMKDTAEGVAKYLGAHSKAL, from the coding sequence ATGAGCGTACTGGTAGGCCGCCAAGCCCCCGATTTCGAAACTGCTGCTGTGCTGGGTAACGGCGAGATCGTCGATGATTTCAAGCTTTCCGACAGCCACGGCAAGCTGCGCGTGCTGTTCTTCTGGCCGCTTGATTTCACCTTCGTCTGCCCCTCCGAGATCATCGCTCATGACAACCGTCTGGCGCAGTTCAAGGAGCTCGGCGTCGAGGTGATCGGTGTCTCCATCGACTCCCAGTTCACCCACCACGCCTGGCGCAAGACGTCTCCCGAGAAGGGCGGCATCGGCGAAGTCGGCTTCCCGATCGTGGCCGACGTCAAGCACGAAGTGACCCAGGCCTACGGCATCGAGCATCCGGAAGCCGGCGTCGCCATGCGCGCTTCCTTCCTGATCGACGAGCACGGCGTTGTCCAGCACCAGACCGTCAACAACCTGCCGCTGGGTCGCAACGTCGACGAGATGCTGCGCATGGTCAAGGCCCTCAAGCACCACCAGCAGCACGGCGAAGTCTGCCCGGCCGGCTGGGACGAAGGCCAGGAAGGCATGAAGGACACTGCGGAAGGCGTCGCCAAGTACCTCGGCGCCCACTCCAAGGCGCTGTAA